A genomic stretch from Lathyrus oleraceus cultivar Zhongwan6 chromosome 2, CAAS_Psat_ZW6_1.0, whole genome shotgun sequence includes:
- the LOC127120559 gene encoding FCS-Like Zinc finger 2, with protein sequence MAGSSQRHCFLEENDDGLASIADIEPGYSGHNHNHNHSAYQHGYVSRTSGYATFYNNRDLRNNVYSPRSGRFYDARFEDHQPHFLEACFLCKKPLGNNKDIFMYRGDTPFCSEECRHEQIEIDEAKEKNRNFSSSMALRNKEQRKSVSPNKAQDYSFRTGTVAAA encoded by the exons ATGGCTGGTTCTTCTCAACGACACTGTTTCTTGGAAGAAAACGACGATGGCTTGGCTTCAATCGCCGACATCGAACCGGGATATTCCGGTCATAATCATAACCATAATCATTCTGCTTACCAACACGGTTACGTTTCCAGAACTTCAGGTTACGCCACTTTCTATAATAACAGAGATCTAAGAAACAACGTTTATTCACCTAGATCTGGTAGATTTTACGATGCGAGATTCGAAGATCATCAACCTCACTTTCTGGAAGCTTGTTTCCTTTGCAAGAAGCCTCTCGGAAACAACAAAGATATCTTCATGTACAG AGGGGACACACCTTTTTGTAGTGAAGAGTGTAGACATGAACAAATTGAGATAGATGAAGCGAAAGAGAAGAATCGGAACTTTTCTTCTTCAATGGCGTTGAGAAATAAAGAACAGAGAAAATCGGTTTCACCAAACAAGGCGCAAGATTACTCGTTTCGCACAGGGACGGTTGCTGCTGCTTAA